Below is a genomic region from Octopus bimaculoides isolate UCB-OBI-ISO-001 chromosome 29, ASM119413v2, whole genome shotgun sequence.
CGGTCAATTCCAGAAACAATGTACCCGTGGATCTGCGAAGGATAACCACTTCGTCGGATGAAGAGCCCGATGGAAACGTGGCACCTGGCTTGAGAAGATTTCGACGCGTAAGACGCCCGCCCGGTTGGATGGCGGACTTCGAATTGGAGTAGGGGTGAACGAgatctttaagatcagggtggcgtgtggtatgacgtcagtgactcgggaggctgaccggaagaggaaaaagggcagagggagcctcgattggGATTCGTGCCCTCTTTCGAACGGGGTCGTGGTCAGGAGAGAACGTGATAATAGACGGTCTAGGTTTGGAAGAAGCAGCAAGCTTCGATGATCGGACACCGCAAGGCCGACtcgcagtcgacgaaaggaaaaccgaggtaggGCGATTACAtttactcgcacgcatacaccacaacccattattcatattttatttcttgcaattcacaatttcaaaaagtaaatataccaataaaaaaaaaaaattgaaaactgtCCATCTTAGTTTTAACATTCGACAGAAGTCATAAGTATCCGGATTATAGTTCGTTTCGTTGACGTTCCATGTCAGCTTTTTGATGTGTCCAACGGGAGATCGTTTCTTTATGTAAAGTTCATTCACATTAAACGGCGGTTCGTATTTCATAACGGGTAAGATATAATAGatgttttaaatttaataaaagactATGAATCTGACAGATAGGAAACTCCAGGCAGTAGTGAAAGTTTTAAATGTAGACATTACACAAAgttgtataatataattttaatagcaaaagaaattttaaagacAAATTATTGGGGTAAAACGATTATATCCACAGTTTATCGTTATGAAAATGTagttatattttctattgttgAATCTCTGCTTTTTAAGTATTTCCTATATTTTCTACTGTTTCTGTATCATTTCAGAATATGGGATGTTAGTGTGCTAAAGGCGTTTTTACATCAGATACATCATGAATATTGATCATCATTTGAAGACTAATAgaagatattataaataatagatataacCCTGTTTCGATAACATATCTATGgtaaataactgaaatatttcttcCGAATTAATAGCAACATATATTTTCCTCGTTGCCAGGAATATACACTTGGAAAAATCTGCAAAGGTGTTTGTATTACCTTCAGATATTCGCGAAGATCAGAGTTGCTGTGGTTATAGCTGTAGAAGTATTTGAatcagcaaataaatatataaagaagaaagaaaaaaatacattttgtgCTTGTATACTGGAGAACAATTATGAATCCTCAAGAGAtgataagagaaaaagaagcatTATCATACgaatgtgatatctgtaaaaagtctTTATCTAGTAAAAGAAATCTCACtcttcacaaacgtattcatgctGGTGGAAAGcaataccactgtgatatctgtggaaagtcTTTTTTGCACAAAAGTAACCTTACTtctcacaaatacactcatactggagagaaaccatattcttgtgatatctgtggtaaatcgttctctcaaAAAAGTACCCTTATTTATCACAAAtccattcatacaggagagaaaccatatcagtgtgatatttgtggtaaatcattctctcaaaaaaatACCCTTACTTATCACAAATCCATTCATACACAAGAGAAACCATAttcttgtgatatctgtggtgaatcattctctcaaagaaaAACCCTTGCTTGTCACAAATCCATTCATACTGGAgataaaccatatcactgtgatgtttgtggtaaatcattctctcaaaaatgtAACCTTACCtctcacaaacgcactcatactggagagaaaccatattcttgtgatatctgtggtaaatcattctctcaaagaaaAACCCTTGCTTGTCACAAAACCATTCATACacaagagaaaccatatcactgtgatatttgtggtaaatcattctctcataagaATAGCCTTACTTCTCACAAATCCATTCATACacaagagaaaccatatcactgtcatatttgtggtaaatcatacaCTCAAAAAAGTAACCTTACCTCTCACAAATccattcatacaggagataaaccatatcactgcaatatttgtgataaatcCTTTGTAGTCAAAAGTTATTTAACTGTTCATGGACGTACTCATACTAATGAGaggccatatcagtgtgatatttgtggtaaatcattctctcagaggaGTGGTCTTACTcatcacaaatacactcatacaggagagaaaccatatcagtgtgatttCTGTGATAAATCCTTCGTAGTAAGAAATAATTTAACTGCCCATGAACTTACTCATACTAAAGAGAGGTCacatcagtgtgatatttgtggcaaatcattctctcaaaaaggtAACCTTACctctcacaaatacattcatacaggagagaaaccatatcactgcaatatttgtggtaaatcctttGTACTAAGAAATAATTTAACTGCTCATGAACTTACTCATACCAATGAGAGGCCacatcagtgtgatatttgtggtaaatcattctctcataagaGTAGCCTTACTTATCACAAAtccactcatacaggagagaaaccatatcactgcaaTATCTGTAGTAAATCCTTTGTAATCAAAAGTAATTTAACTGCTCATGAATTTACTCATACTAATGAgaggccatatcactgtgatgtttgtggtaaatcattctctcaaaaatgtAACCTTACctctcacaaatacattcatacaggagagaaaccgtatcagtgtgaaatttgtggtaaatcattccttTATTCGAAGTCTTTAACCGACCATAAAGgcactcacacaggagagaaaccatatttctgtgatatctgtggtaaatcattttcttctcaaagtaatttaacttctcataaatacattcacacaggagagaaactatattcctgtgatatctgtggtaaatcattctgtgtaagaaaatatttaactaatcacaaactcattcatacacaagagaaaccatattgctgcgatatctgtggtaaatcgttttctCAAAAGTATTACTtaaatagacacaaatacattcatacaggagagaaaccatattcttgcgatgtctgtggtaaatcattcagtgtaaaaaaatatttaactgatCACAAACGCATCCATACACGAAAGAAACCATAGCCGTGTGATATCTGCAGTAAACCATTCTGTCTAAGAAAAGATTTAACTAATCGCAAATCcactcatactggagagaaatttatatcactgtgatgtctgtggcaaatcattaCGAGGAACAtggcatatatactcataaacgTTTTCTTACAAGAGACAAGACCTATCACTgtggtatctgtggtaaatcattctctgtggAACAGTATTTAACTaatcacaaatacattcatacaggaaaaaaaaacccagacaaTATCACTGTGATAAGTCATTCTCTTGTAATCACTGAACTAGacaaaaacatattcatacaggataAAATTCTATGACTGTGTTATCTAtgctaaatcattctctcaatacTGTACcttaattaaacatatttattcatgttgatcaataacaatataataaaatagatgtcCTGGTGAATAAAATACagcaattatattattttttatgaaggagattcatttttttacattttcctcatTTGCATCAACTCACTAATTATGATGTGTGTTTTTCATTTAAgcaattttaattacattaatttgtcctgttttcttgtcatcatcatcgtttaacgtccgctttccatgctagcatgggttggacgatttgactgaggattggtgaaaccggatggctacaccaggctccaatctgatttggcagagtttctacagctggatgcccttcctaacgcctatAGTGAAAAAACATCCCTGCTCAACCCATGAAATGGATGACACAGCATACTTATTTTTTACTAAATCATGCTGTAGAGCAGATTTTCGTTGTCTTATTCCTGCCAGGCACCAAGCTGGTATTTATGTTGGACAATATCACTGTGATAAGTCATTCGCTTGTAATCACTAAACTAAACATTTTTATGACTGTGGTATCTATGCTAAATCACTCTCAATAATGTACCTTAACtaaacatatttattgatattgatcaataacaatatcaatgatgaaataaatgagatgattatcatttaatatccattgtccatactggcatgggttggacagtttgagcagGGTTGGCAAGCCGGAAGTCTGCACCAGACTCTATTCTGAAAGtgtcatgggtgcttttacatgccaccagcataggtgccatttgagtgacaccagtatctgccacaactgtgatttatacttgtcatatatttcattaacccattacctcccataattctattaactggaattttttcttatgaaactttgatttctagcataaaacagccttagaaacacgctggaatgatcaaaataacatttatgTTGAATGCTGGAAATTCTTCCAGAATTGctaaactggtattttattgtttaataaaatGTTACAAAACGGAAATTATAAAGGCTCATTCGTTATAATCCCCTAATGTCTACAAAAATTGCTCAAGTGTAATCACAAGCTCCGTCTTTTACTCATAAAACATAATTTACAATCTCCCAAAATTCTAAACTGATATTTGATCTGTTTGAAATGTTATAAAACGGCAATTAAGTCAGTTTAATTNNNNNNNNNNNNNNNNNNNNNNNNNNNNNNNNNNNNNNNNNNNNNNNNNNNNNNNNNNNNNNNNNNNNNNNNNNNNNNNNNNNNNNNNNNNNNNNNNNNNNNNNNNNNNNNNNNNNNNNNNNNNNNNNNNNNNNNNNNNNNNNNNNNNNNNNNNNNNNNNNNNNNNNNNNNNNNNNNNNNNNNNNNNNNNNNNNNNNNNNNNNNNNNNNNNNNNNNNNNNNNNNNNNNNNNNNNNNNNNNNNNNNNNNNNNNNNNNNNNNNNNNNNNNNNNNNNNNNNNNNNNNNNNNNNNNNNNNNNNNNNNNNNNNNNNNNNNNNNNNNNNNNNNNNNNNNNNNNNNNNNNNNNNNNNNNNNNNNNNNNNNNNNNNNNNNNNNNNNNNNNNNNNNNNNNNNNNNNNNNNNNNNNNNNNNNNNNNNNNNNNNttatgaaatttgtaatttttaagtgatctcatgagatcactggtaggtaatgggttaacgagagagtgaaagatggtagatacaaaaatgtttattgatcactacaattgctTTAACCCATCTAGCATCAATCCGTCATGGGTGGGGTACCGGACAGTTTATGAGTACCTATTGGTGTAAATGTGTCTCTTAGGGTGATTACAagatacaggggttggacaaaataatggaagcatcatagcatcataattttgaaatatctataaaaccatcaaaagctggtttatttttatattttttgatttattattagtgttgcttaatatgttttgctaaaattgctggatttttttcagatatcatcagaaaaagataattaaaattcattaaaatgacagatctataggactttcaaagaggtcaaattgttggtgcttgtatggcagttgctagcataacgaaaacagccgaaatgtttggtgcatcaggcagtactgtctcaaaagtaatgacagtctttgagaaagagggtaaaacctcctcattgaaacaaaactctgtaagaaaacccaaactttcagatagggactgttggactcatgcgaattgttagaaagtatCACAAAAGTATAGCTCCCAATGTTActgtagagcttaatgaccacctcgagaacccagtttccacaaaaactgtttgccagatactgcacaaagccagatttcatgggcgtgctgcaatcagaaaaccactactttcaaaaacaaatg
It encodes:
- the LOC106876799 gene encoding zinc finger protein 62 translates to MNPQEMIREKEALSYECDICKKSLSSKRNLTLHKRIHAGGKQYHCDICGKSFLHKSNLTSHKYTHTGEKPYSCDICGKSFSQKSTLIYHKSIHTGEKPYQCDICGKSFSQKNTLTYHKSIHTQEKPYSCDICGESFSQRKTLACHKSIHTGDKPYHCDVCGKSFSQKCNLTSHKRTHTGEKPYSCDICGKSFSQRKTLACHKTIHTQEKPYHCDICGKSFSHKNSLTSHKSIHTQEKPYHCHICGKSYTQKSNLTSHKSIHTGDKPYHCNICDKSFVVKSYLTVHGRTHTNERPYQCDICGKSFSQRSGLTHHKYTHTGEKPYQCDFCDKSFVVRNNLTAHELTHTKERSHQCDICGKSFSQKGNLTSHKYIHTGEKPYHCNICGKSFVLRNNLTAHELTHTNERPHQCDICGKSFSHKSSLTYHKSTHTGEKPYHCNICSKSFVIKSNLTAHEFTHTNERPYHCDVCGKSFSQKCNLTSHKYIHTGEKPYQCEICGKSFLYSKSLTDHKGTHTGEKPYFCDICGKSFSSQSNLTSHKYIHTGEKLYSCDICGKSFCVRKYLTNHKLIHTQEKPYCCDICGKSFSQKYYLNRHKYIHTGEKPYSCDVCGKSFSVKKYLTDHKRIHTRKKP